The window CCACGGACAGCTCGAAGTGCAGCATCCCGTCGGTGACGGCCAGCGCGACGGTGCGCGCGCCCGTGCGCCCGCCTGCGGTCGTGCCCGTGGTCGTGCCTGTGCCCGTTCTTATGTCCCCGCTCATGTCCGTAATTGTATGGGGCATGGCGTTCCGGACACTCACGGTGGGGCGTACGCCCTCGACAGGATGTCCGTATGAGATTCGAAGCGGGGTCGGGGCAGACGGTGGCCGTGTTCGGCGCGTACGGGCACACCGGGCGGTTCGTGGTGGCGCAGCTGCTGGAGCGCGGGTTCGTGCCCGTGCTCTCCGGCCGTGACGCCGGGCGGCTCAGGGAGCTGGCGGCGGTGGCCGGTCCGGGGCTCGACGTCCGGCCGGCGTCGGTCGACGACGCGGCCTCGCTCGACCGCGCCCTGGCCGGCACGGCGGCGGTGATCAACTGCGCCGGGCCCTTCGCCACGACCGCCGCGCCCGTGATCGAGGCGGCCCTGCGCGCCGGGATCCCGTACGTGGACGTCGCGGCCGAGATCGAGGCCAACGCCGACACGTTCGCGCACTTCACGGACCGCGCCCGTGCCGCCGGAGCGGTGATCGTCCCCGCGATGGCCTTCTACGGCGGCCTCGGCGACCTGCTCGTCACCGCGGCGATGGGCGACTGGACGAAGGCCGACGAGGCGCACATCGCGTACGGCCTGAACAGCTGGCACCCCACACCCGGGACCCGCGAGGCGGGCAGGATCTCCGGGGAGCGGCGCAACGGGCGACGCGTCCGCTACAGGAACGGGCGGCTGGATTACCACAGCGACGCCCTGCCCACCCTGAAGTGGTCGTTCCCCGAGCCGATGGGCACCCGGGCGGTCATCGGAGAGTTCACGATGGCCGACGTCGTCACGATCCCCAGCCATCTGGCCATCCCCGAGGTACGCACCTATATGACGGTCGAGGCGGCCGGGGACCTGGCCGCCCCGGACACCCCGGCACCGTCCGCGGTCGACGAGCGCGGCCGCTCCGACCAGACCTTCCTCGTCGACGTCGTCGTCCGCTCGGGCGACAGCGAACGGCACGCCGTGGCGCGAGGCCAGGACATCTACGCGGTCACCGCGCCCCTCGCCGTGGAAGCGGTCCACCGCATCCTCACCGGCCGGACCCGCACGGTCGGCGTCGCCTCCGCGGGCGAGATCTTCGACGCCTCCGACCTCCTGCGCGCACTGGCGCCACACATCTCCGTCGAAGTCGAACTGGGTCAGTAGCGAGGCAGAGCGTTCTGCCGGCGCGTCGCGCGGGAACGCCTGGGCCGGTCCGGCCGTTCTTGTCCTTGAGTGGGGCGGCCGCCATGCGTGGTGGTACGACGCGTGGTGGTACGACCCGAACCCGGCTATCGATCACGAGTGCCATGTCCCGTTCCCGAGCACTTTCCGGCGCGCTCACGAGCGCGGTTGTCGCGCTGCTCCTGGGGTGTTCCAGCGAGACGGTTCCGACGGGCACTTCCGCCAAGCCTCCACGGGACACCACCCCCGCGACCGCCCAGGTACCGACGGCTCCCGCCAGCCCGGCCCCCGCCGGCCCGTCCTCCGGGAGTCCGTCTGCCGCTGGCCCGGCACCTCAGAAGAGCGATGCCCGGACCCGGACCGCCCGGCTCGCCATTCCGGCGATCGGGCTCAAGGACCTGCGCGTGGTTCCGTACGAGGGAACGACCGACGACTGGCCGGGCACCCGGATCCAGAACGGTGGTGTCGGAGCCAGCCCGTACGGGAGCCGTGGCGGGGTCGGGCCCGGTGAGGTCGGCAACTACCTCGTGACGGCCCACCGTCTCTCCGCCGGCGGCCCGCTGCGCGACCTCCCGTCCCTCGACAAGGGCGACTCGGTCGTCGTCACGTCCGGCGGCACGGTGTACGAGTACGAGATCACCGGCACCAGGGAGACCTCGTTCCGCTCGGAGCGCTCGCTCGCCGAACAGCGGGCGGCGGTCCCGGGCTTCCCGGGCAGGAACCCCACCCGGGCCATGATCACCATCTCCACGTGCGCCACACCCGAGGACAACGCGGCCGGGAACTTCTGGCGCGACGACCGGGGCAATCCCGAACACCGCATCGACAAGATCGGCGTACTGACGTCAACGACGTAGAGGGCGGGGAGGGCGTCGTCCGACGCCCTCCCCGCCCTCTACGTGCGTGCTGTGGTTACTCCGGTGCGCCGCCGAAGCGCTCCTTGTACGTTTCCAGGTCCTCGTCCGTGATCTTGGCGAAGAGGACCGGGGGAACCGTGAAGGGGGTGCCCGCGGGGAGGAAGTTCAGGGACTTGGCCTCGGCCGCCGTCACCCAGGTCGCCGTGTCGTCGGGCAGGGCGAACGCCGAGCGCATCGCCTTGGAGGAGGCCGGGATGAAGGGTTCGGAGATGACCGAGTAGAGGTGGATGAGGTTCATCGCGACGCGGAGGGTGAGGGCCGCGCCGTCCGGGTTGGTCTTGATCTCCAGCCAGGGGGCCTTCTCCTCCAAGTAGGAGTTGCCGGCCGACCACAGGGCGCGCAGCGCGGCCGCGGCCTTGCGGAACTGGAGGGCCTCCATCTGGGTCTCGTACTCCGAGAGCAGGGCCGCGATCTCCTCGCCCAGCTTCGTCTCGGGCTCGCCCGCCTCCGCGCCCGCCGGGACCTCCTCGCCGAAGCGCTTCTTGGAGAAGGACAGGACCCGGTTGACGAAGTTGCCGAGGGTGTCGGCGAGGTCCTTGTTGACCGTGGCGGTGAAGTGCTCCCAGGTGAACGACGAGTCGTCCGACTCCGGGGCGTTGGCGATGAGGAAGTAGCGCCAGTAGTCGGCCGGGAGGATGTCCAGGGCGTGGTCGGTGAAGACACCGCGCTTCTGGGACGTGGAGAACTTTCCGCCGTAGTACGTCAGCCAGTTGAAGGCCTTGACGTAGTCGACCTTCTTCCACGGCTCGCGTACGCCCAGCTCCGTGGCGGGGAACATCACCGTGTGGAACGGGACGTTGTCCTTCGCCATGAACTCCGTGTAGCGGACCGGGTTCTCGCCCGTGTCCGCCTCGTACCACCAGGACTTCCAGTCGCGGTTCTCCGGGTCCTTGTCCGACCACTCCTTCGTCGCGCCGATGTACTCGATCGGGGCGTCGAACCAGACGTAGAAGACCTTGCCCTCGGCCGCCAGCTCCGGCCAGGTGTCCGCCGGGACCGGGACGCCCCAGTCCAGGTCACGGGTGATCGCGCGGTCGTGCAGGCCCTCGGTCAGCCACTTGCGGGCGATGGAGGAGGCCAGCTGCGGCCACTCGTCCTCGTGGCGCGCCACCCACTCCTCGACCTCGTGCTGGAGCTTCGACTGGAGGAGGAAGAGGTGCTTCGTCTCCCGGACCTCCAGCTCCGTCGAACCGGAGATCGCCGAGCGGGGGTTGATCAGGTCGGTGGGGTCCAGGACGCGGGTGCAGTTCTCGCACTGGTCGCCGCGGGCCTTGTCGTAGCCGCAGTGGGGGCAGGTGCCCTCCACGTAACGGTCCGGGAGGAAGCGGCCGTCGGTGGGGCTGTACACCTGGCGGATCGCGCGCTCTTCGATGAAGCCGTTCTCGTTCAGGCGGCGGGCGAAGTGCTGCGTGATCTCGCGGTTCTGGGGGGACGAGCTGCGGCCGAAGTAGTCGAAGGCCAGCTCGAAGCCGTCGTAGACCGCCT is drawn from Streptomyces liliifuscus and contains these coding sequences:
- a CDS encoding saccharopine dehydrogenase family protein, translating into MRFEAGSGQTVAVFGAYGHTGRFVVAQLLERGFVPVLSGRDAGRLRELAAVAGPGLDVRPASVDDAASLDRALAGTAAVINCAGPFATTAAPVIEAALRAGIPYVDVAAEIEANADTFAHFTDRARAAGAVIVPAMAFYGGLGDLLVTAAMGDWTKADEAHIAYGLNSWHPTPGTREAGRISGERRNGRRVRYRNGRLDYHSDALPTLKWSFPEPMGTRAVIGEFTMADVVTIPSHLAIPEVRTYMTVEAAGDLAAPDTPAPSAVDERGRSDQTFLVDVVVRSGDSERHAVARGQDIYAVTAPLAVEAVHRILTGRTRTVGVASAGEIFDASDLLRALAPHISVEVELGQ
- a CDS encoding class E sortase: MSRSRALSGALTSAVVALLLGCSSETVPTGTSAKPPRDTTPATAQVPTAPASPAPAGPSSGSPSAAGPAPQKSDARTRTARLAIPAIGLKDLRVVPYEGTTDDWPGTRIQNGGVGASPYGSRGGVGPGEVGNYLVTAHRLSAGGPLRDLPSLDKGDSVVVTSGGTVYEYEITGTRETSFRSERSLAEQRAAVPGFPGRNPTRAMITISTCATPEDNAAGNFWRDDRGNPEHRIDKIGVLTSTT
- the metG gene encoding methionine--tRNA ligase, which produces MARHLITSALPYINGIKHLGNMVGSMLPADVYARYLRQRGHDVLYICATDEHGTPAELAAKEKGLPVDEFCAQAHDAQKAVYDGFELAFDYFGRSSSPQNREITQHFARRLNENGFIEERAIRQVYSPTDGRFLPDRYVEGTCPHCGYDKARGDQCENCTRVLDPTDLINPRSAISGSTELEVRETKHLFLLQSKLQHEVEEWVARHEDEWPQLASSIARKWLTEGLHDRAITRDLDWGVPVPADTWPELAAEGKVFYVWFDAPIEYIGATKEWSDKDPENRDWKSWWYEADTGENPVRYTEFMAKDNVPFHTVMFPATELGVREPWKKVDYVKAFNWLTYYGGKFSTSQKRGVFTDHALDILPADYWRYFLIANAPESDDSSFTWEHFTATVNKDLADTLGNFVNRVLSFSKKRFGEEVPAGAEAGEPETKLGEEIAALLSEYETQMEALQFRKAAAALRALWSAGNSYLEEKAPWLEIKTNPDGAALTLRVAMNLIHLYSVISEPFIPASSKAMRSAFALPDDTATWVTAAEAKSLNFLPAGTPFTVPPVLFAKITDEDLETYKERFGGAPE